Proteins co-encoded in one Cupriavidus nantongensis genomic window:
- a CDS encoding DUF2970 domain-containing protein produces the protein MNPLRLLRTVLWGFFGLRQGSEHQRDLDNLRPVPLIVTGVAVAAGLVACLVLAANWAVSAA, from the coding sequence ATGAACCCGTTGAGGCTGTTGCGGACCGTGCTGTGGGGCTTCTTCGGCCTGCGCCAGGGCAGCGAGCACCAGCGCGACCTGGACAACCTGCGCCCGGTGCCGCTGATCGTGACCGGCGTGGCCGTCGCCGCCGGACTGGTGGCCTGCCTGGTGCTGGCGGCCAACTGGGCCGTGTCGGCGGCATGA
- a CDS encoding peroxidase-related enzyme: MSEIIKSHGFTNEVLDWKAWLDVVDLDQATPEQIAVLEESHPKAKVQDYYRFLVHQPEILRQRSTAFNAIMYAPGGMPRAERELSTTVVSRINGCVYCASVHAQRFEQLAKRNDVIRQVFEDPYSAGTTARERAIAKFSAELTERPAEVTAEQLKPLREAGVTDAEILDLIHSIAIFAWANRLMLNLGEPVFPQEQVAVG; this comes from the coding sequence ATGAGCGAAATCATCAAATCCCACGGCTTCACCAATGAAGTGCTCGACTGGAAGGCATGGCTGGACGTAGTCGATCTCGACCAGGCCACGCCCGAGCAGATCGCCGTGCTCGAGGAAAGCCACCCCAAGGCCAAGGTGCAGGACTACTACCGCTTCCTGGTCCACCAGCCCGAGATCCTGCGCCAGCGCTCGACCGCCTTCAACGCCATCATGTACGCGCCCGGCGGCATGCCGCGTGCCGAGCGCGAGCTGTCGACCACGGTGGTGTCGCGCATCAACGGCTGCGTCTACTGCGCCTCGGTCCACGCCCAGCGCTTCGAACAGCTGGCCAAGCGTAACGATGTCATCCGCCAGGTGTTCGAGGATCCCTACAGCGCCGGCACCACCGCGCGCGAACGCGCCATCGCAAAGTTCTCGGCGGAGCTGACCGAGCGGCCGGCCGAAGTCACCGCCGAACAGCTCAAGCCGCTGCGCGAGGCCGGCGTGACCGATGCGGAGATCCTGGACCTGATCCACTCGATCGCGATCTTCGCGTGGGCGAACCGGCTGATGCTGAATCTTGGGGAGCCGGTGTTTCCGCAGGAGCAGGTAGCGGTCGGTTGA
- a CDS encoding glycine betaine ABC transporter substrate-binding protein, with amino-acid sequence MLAAALAASVPARAADPLRVGSKRFTESYILGELLSQAAGPPGTAQHQPGLGNTAIVFAALRAGSIDLYADYTGTLAAEILKLPPGAGLDQIRRALAPLGLGAAIPLGFENTYALAVSDARAGSLQRLSDLAAQPALRLGLSHEFLGRADGWPGLASRYGLPQRPLGLDHGVAYEALAAGQVDAIDIYSTDAKIRKYRLRVLTDDRHYFPRYDAVVVYRLDVPQRFPQAWQALQRLAGRVSADDMIAMNAAAELDGQPFAAIARAFLDGGGAPAAPVADAQHSRLLAALFGPDTARLARRHVGLVAGAVGAATLVGVPLGMLAVRRRRTGQAVLGAVSVLQTVPSLALLAMLIPLLGRIGVWPAMVALFLYALLPIVRNTATGLEQVPQGMRDAARALGLRGAQVLRYVELPLALPVLLAGVKTAAIISVGTATIAAFVGAGGFGERIATGLALNDTTLLLAGAIPAAVLALVVQAAFEALEWALRRRRDTR; translated from the coding sequence GTGCTGGCTGCGGCACTGGCGGCGAGCGTGCCGGCGCGCGCGGCGGACCCGCTGCGCGTCGGCTCCAAGCGCTTCACCGAGTCGTACATCCTCGGCGAACTGCTGAGCCAGGCCGCCGGGCCGCCCGGCACCGCGCAGCACCAGCCCGGGCTGGGCAACACCGCGATCGTGTTCGCGGCGCTGCGGGCCGGCAGCATCGATCTCTACGCCGACTACACCGGCACGCTCGCCGCCGAAATCCTCAAGCTGCCGCCCGGCGCCGGCCTCGACCAGATCCGGCGCGCGCTGGCGCCGCTGGGACTGGGCGCGGCGATTCCGCTGGGATTCGAGAACACCTATGCGCTGGCCGTGTCCGACGCCCGCGCGGGGTCGCTGCAGCGCTTGAGCGATCTCGCGGCGCAGCCCGCGCTCCGGCTCGGGCTGTCGCACGAGTTCCTTGGCCGCGCCGATGGCTGGCCCGGACTGGCCAGCCGCTATGGCTTGCCGCAACGCCCGCTCGGGCTGGACCACGGCGTCGCCTACGAGGCGCTGGCGGCAGGGCAGGTCGATGCCATCGACATCTATTCCACCGACGCCAAGATCCGCAAGTACCGGCTGCGCGTGCTGACGGACGACCGGCATTACTTCCCGCGCTACGACGCCGTGGTGGTCTACCGGCTCGACGTGCCGCAGCGCTTCCCGCAGGCGTGGCAGGCGCTGCAGCGGCTGGCCGGGCGCGTCAGCGCCGACGACATGATCGCGATGAACGCGGCGGCAGAGCTCGACGGCCAGCCGTTCGCCGCGATCGCGCGCGCCTTTCTGGACGGAGGCGGAGCGCCGGCAGCGCCTGTCGCTGATGCACAGCACAGCCGGCTGCTGGCCGCGCTGTTCGGCCCCGACACCGCGCGGCTGGCGCGGCGCCATGTCGGGCTGGTCGCGGGCGCGGTCGGCGCCGCGACGCTGGTGGGCGTGCCGCTGGGGATGCTGGCGGTGCGGCGCCGGCGCACCGGCCAGGCGGTGCTGGGCGCGGTCAGCGTGCTGCAGACGGTGCCGTCGCTGGCCCTGCTGGCGATGCTGATCCCGCTGCTGGGCCGCATCGGCGTGTGGCCGGCGATGGTGGCGCTGTTTCTCTATGCGCTGCTGCCGATCGTGCGCAATACCGCTACCGGGCTGGAGCAGGTGCCGCAGGGCATGCGCGATGCGGCGCGCGCGCTGGGGCTGCGCGGCGCGCAGGTGCTGCGCTACGTGGAGCTGCCGCTGGCGTTGCCGGTGCTGCTGGCCGGCGTCAAGACCGCGGCCATCATCAGCGTGGGCACGGCCACCATCGCGGCCTTCGTCGGCGCCGGCGGTTTCGGCGAGCGCATCGCCACCGGGCTGGCGCTGAACGACACCACGCTGCTGCTCGCTGGCGCGATCCCGGCCGCGGTGCTGGCGCTGGTGGTGCAGGCCGCGTTCGAAGCGCTGGAGTGGGCGCTGCGCCGCCGTCGCGACACGCGCTAG
- a CDS encoding FAD-dependent oxidoreductase has translation MTELSAPTPTGLAALEARLRQDLSWLELPAKAWTMPRSVDGQEVLDVAVIGGGMAGLAASATLTHLGVRVRAFDRAPAGYEGPWATTARMETLRSPKQLTGPALGLPALTFRAWFEAQFGEAAWQALDKIPRLQWMDYLRWYRQVLALDIRNEHEVERIVPRPDGLVALSMQTPDGPLTVLARRVVLATGRDGLGGAYVPPVAATLPRHLWAHSSDQMDYAALRGKRVGVVGAGASAMDSAATALEAGAASVEMLIRRADIPRVNKSKGAGNPGLTFGHYGLPDAWKWRLRHYINSQQVPPPRGSTLRVSRHANAYFNLGAALEAIEAQGDVLHVRTPRGEFELDFLIFSTGFRIALETRPEFAAFAPHIRFWRDRHAPPPGQEDRELSDSPDLGEAFEFQEKTPGACPGLTRIHCFCYPAALSHGTVSGDIPAISDGARRLGQGIAARLYQEDIELHYAALQAYAEPEVFGDEWVPAPPPALRTAKA, from the coding sequence ATGACTGAACTATCCGCCCCCACCCCCACAGGCCTGGCCGCCCTCGAAGCCCGGCTGCGCCAGGACCTGTCCTGGCTGGAGCTGCCCGCCAAGGCCTGGACCATGCCGCGCAGCGTCGACGGGCAGGAGGTGCTCGACGTTGCCGTGATCGGCGGCGGCATGGCCGGCCTCGCGGCGAGCGCCACGCTGACCCACCTGGGCGTGCGCGTGCGCGCCTTCGACCGCGCCCCGGCGGGCTATGAGGGCCCGTGGGCCACCACCGCGCGCATGGAGACGCTGCGCTCGCCCAAACAGCTGACCGGCCCCGCGCTGGGCCTGCCGGCACTGACCTTCCGGGCCTGGTTCGAGGCCCAGTTTGGCGAGGCCGCGTGGCAAGCGCTGGACAAGATCCCGCGCCTGCAGTGGATGGATTACCTGCGCTGGTACCGCCAGGTGCTGGCGCTGGATATCCGCAACGAACACGAGGTCGAGCGGATCGTGCCGCGCCCCGACGGGCTGGTGGCGCTGTCGATGCAGACTCCGGACGGCCCGCTCACGGTGCTGGCGCGCCGCGTGGTGCTGGCCACCGGCCGCGACGGCCTCGGCGGCGCCTATGTGCCGCCGGTGGCCGCCACGCTGCCGCGCCACCTGTGGGCGCATTCGTCGGACCAGATGGACTACGCCGCGCTGCGCGGCAAGCGCGTGGGCGTAGTCGGCGCCGGCGCCTCGGCCATGGACAGCGCCGCGACCGCGCTCGAGGCCGGTGCCGCCAGCGTCGAAATGCTGATCCGCCGCGCCGACATTCCGCGCGTCAACAAGAGCAAGGGCGCCGGCAACCCGGGCCTGACCTTCGGCCACTACGGCCTGCCCGACGCGTGGAAATGGCGCCTGCGCCATTACATCAACAGCCAGCAGGTGCCGCCGCCGCGCGGCAGCACGCTGCGCGTGTCGCGCCATGCCAATGCGTACTTCAACCTGGGCGCCGCGCTGGAAGCGATCGAGGCGCAGGGCGACGTGCTGCACGTGCGCACGCCGCGCGGCGAATTCGAGCTGGACTTCCTGATCTTCTCCACCGGCTTCCGCATCGCGCTGGAAACGCGCCCGGAGTTCGCCGCCTTCGCCCCGCATATCCGCTTCTGGCGCGACCGCCATGCGCCGCCCCCGGGCCAGGAAGACCGCGAGTTGTCCGATTCGCCCGACCTCGGCGAAGCCTTCGAATTCCAGGAAAAGACCCCCGGTGCCTGCCCCGGCCTGACGCGCATCCACTGCTTCTGCTATCCGGCGGCGCTGTCGCACGGCACCGTGTCCGGCGACATCCCGGCGATCAGCGACGGCGCGCGCCGGCTTGGCCAGGGCATTGCCGCGCGGCTGTACCAGGAAGATATCGAGCTGCACTACGCCGCGCTGCAGGCCTATGCCGAGCCCGAGGTCTTCGGCGACGAATGGGTGCCGGCGCCGCCGCCGGCGCTGCGCACCGCCAAGGCCTGA
- a CDS encoding cupin domain-containing protein: protein MQPEYGNLLAGVPAGAAQEIFEPLLQRPGLRIERIVSNGQASPEGFWYDSAEAEWVLLLSGGAALEIEGQPGEHRMAPGDWLHLPAHCRHRVAWTDATQPTVWLAVHCGSSEG from the coding sequence ATGCAGCCTGAATACGGAAACCTGCTCGCCGGCGTCCCGGCCGGCGCGGCGCAGGAAATCTTCGAGCCGCTGCTGCAGCGCCCGGGCCTGCGCATCGAGCGCATCGTCTCCAACGGCCAGGCCAGCCCGGAGGGCTTCTGGTACGACAGCGCGGAGGCGGAGTGGGTGCTGCTGCTCAGTGGCGGTGCCGCGCTCGAGATCGAAGGGCAGCCCGGCGAGCATCGCATGGCGCCGGGCGACTGGCTGCACTTGCCGGCGCATTGCCGGCACCGCGTCGCGTGGACTGATGCAACGCAGCCGACGGTCTGGCTGGCGGTGCATTGTGGGAGCAGCGAAGGCTAG
- a CDS encoding PLP-dependent aminotransferase family protein produces MKRYEALAETLAADIRNGSLPPGTRLPSIRKTVAQYGVSPSTAFQAYYRLEERGLVRARERSGYYVAGAARRELPQPQARPSRQVSTQVDISKLVFAVLEGARDRELVQFGSAFPSPELFPWERLGKSLARAGRALDPWYSVNDLPPGNAALRRQIALRYLGAGVPQPADDLVVTNGALEALNLCLMAVTQPGDVVAIESPGFYASLQALERLRLKAVEIPVDPAEGIDLGALDTALSRHPVKACWFMTQFQNPLGASMSEDKKKALVALLARHQVPLIEDDVYGELYFGNRCPLPAKAFDTHGLVMHCSSFSKTLAPGFRIGWVAPGRFGEAIQRLKLMTTLSAGVPAQVALAEYLQHGGYDKHLRKLRHVLEMQQGRMIDAIGQHFPDEVRVSRPEGGYFLWVEFAAGFDALALHHAALEAGIGIAPGPIFSARQGYRNCIRLNYGHVWNDEAEAAVATLGRLIAQQAG; encoded by the coding sequence ATGAAACGGTACGAAGCCCTGGCCGAAACCCTGGCCGCCGATATCCGCAACGGCAGCCTGCCGCCGGGGACGCGCCTGCCGTCGATCCGCAAGACCGTGGCCCAGTACGGCGTCAGCCCGTCGACCGCGTTCCAGGCCTATTACCGGCTGGAAGAGCGCGGACTGGTGCGGGCGCGCGAGCGCTCCGGCTACTACGTGGCAGGGGCGGCGCGACGCGAGCTGCCGCAGCCGCAGGCGCGCCCGTCGCGGCAGGTGTCGACGCAGGTGGACATCTCCAAGCTGGTGTTCGCCGTGCTCGAAGGCGCGCGCGACCGCGAGCTGGTGCAATTCGGCTCGGCCTTTCCGTCGCCCGAGCTGTTCCCGTGGGAGCGGCTCGGCAAGTCGCTGGCGCGCGCCGGCCGCGCGCTCGACCCGTGGTACTCGGTCAACGACCTGCCGCCCGGCAATGCCGCGCTGCGCCGCCAGATCGCGCTGCGCTACCTGGGCGCGGGCGTGCCGCAGCCGGCCGACGACCTGGTCGTTACCAACGGCGCGCTCGAGGCGCTGAACCTGTGCCTGATGGCGGTGACGCAGCCGGGCGACGTGGTCGCGATCGAATCGCCCGGCTTCTATGCCTCGCTGCAGGCGCTGGAGCGGCTGCGGCTCAAGGCGGTCGAGATCCCGGTCGACCCCGCCGAAGGCATCGACCTGGGCGCGCTCGACACCGCGCTGTCGCGCCATCCGGTCAAGGCCTGCTGGTTCATGACGCAGTTCCAGAATCCGCTTGGCGCCAGCATGTCGGAGGACAAGAAGAAGGCGCTGGTGGCCCTGCTCGCGCGCCACCAGGTGCCGCTGATCGAGGACGATGTCTATGGCGAGCTCTACTTCGGCAACCGCTGCCCGCTGCCGGCCAAGGCCTTCGATACGCACGGGCTGGTGATGCATTGCAGCTCGTTCTCCAAGACCCTGGCACCGGGCTTCCGCATCGGCTGGGTCGCGCCGGGCCGCTTTGGCGAGGCGATCCAGCGGCTCAAGCTGATGACCACGCTGTCGGCCGGCGTGCCCGCGCAGGTGGCGCTGGCCGAATACCTGCAGCACGGCGGCTACGACAAGCACCTGCGCAAGCTGCGCCACGTGCTGGAGATGCAGCAGGGCCGCATGATCGACGCGATCGGCCAGCATTTCCCGGACGAGGTGCGGGTGTCGCGGCCGGAGGGCGGGTATTTCCTGTGGGTGGAGTTTGCCGCGGGCTTCGATGCGCTGGCCTTGCACCATGCCGCGCTCGAAGCCGGCATCGGCATCGCGCCGGGGCCGATCTTCTCGGCGCGGCAAGGCTACCGCAACTGCATCCGGCTCAACTACGGCCACGTTTGGAACGACGAGGCCGAGGCCGCGGTCGCCACGCTCGGGCGCCTCATCGCGCAGCAAGCCGGCTAG
- a CDS encoding CMD domain protein, with protein sequence MTQPPTSAVDLIDQLTGLAPGSATHALRHQRDKVVAATQGSYDALFDPDLPGLSLAERLLVALYAARLTPSAALAEHYRGRLEQLGIDASQVRAAAEGTPADIAEPRLRAMLEFTRKLIEKPVEGDRAALLALPAAGLSTPAVVTLAQLVAFLSYQVRLVAGLDALKALNESGAPA encoded by the coding sequence ATGACCCAGCCCCCGACTTCCGCGGTCGACCTGATCGACCAGCTCACCGGCCTTGCGCCGGGCAGCGCCACCCACGCCCTGCGGCACCAGCGCGACAAGGTCGTCGCTGCCACCCAGGGCAGCTACGATGCCCTGTTCGATCCCGACCTGCCAGGCCTGTCGCTGGCGGAACGGCTGCTGGTGGCGCTGTACGCCGCCCGGCTGACGCCATCGGCGGCACTGGCCGAGCACTACCGCGGCCGGCTCGAGCAGCTCGGCATCGACGCCAGCCAGGTCCGCGCCGCGGCCGAGGGCACGCCCGCGGACATCGCCGAGCCGCGCCTGCGTGCCATGCTGGAATTCACCCGCAAGCTGATCGAGAAACCGGTCGAGGGCGACCGAGCCGCGCTGCTGGCACTGCCTGCCGCCGGCCTGAGCACCCCGGCGGTGGTAACGCTGGCGCAGCTGGTCGCGTTCCTGTCGTACCAGGTGCGGCTGGTGGCCGGACTGGACGCACTGAAAGCCTTGAACGAAAGCGGAGCCCCGGCATGA
- a CDS encoding IS481 family transposase, with the protein MPWSQTTVKQQREEFVRLARQADANIAELCRRFCISRKTGYKWLNREDLDDRTRRPHSSPGRTPAAVEERVLAIRAEHSAWGARKIAHVLERDHRLQIAPSTVNWVLRRHGLIDPAASAAATAWQRFEHDRPNALWQIDFKGHFATDTQRCHPLTVLDDHSRFNVLLRALGNEQFESVQEALAKAFARYGLPERINADNGPPWGSPVPRALTTLGAWLIRLGVRLSHSRPGHPQTNGKDERFHRTMQAELLANQRFRDLDDAQHHFSHWRHVYNFKRPHHALDMETPASRYAPSPRAMPRELPPIEYDSDDIVRKVGDGGRICFRGKTFRVGRALIGTPVALRPRVDLDGTFDVYFCHQKVATIDLQQVY; encoded by the coding sequence TTGCCCTGGAGCCAAACCACCGTGAAGCAGCAAAGAGAAGAGTTCGTCCGCCTGGCACGCCAGGCGGACGCCAACATTGCGGAGCTTTGCCGCCGCTTCTGCATCAGTCGCAAGACCGGTTACAAGTGGTTGAATCGAGAGGATCTGGACGACCGAACTCGGCGTCCACATAGCTCTCCCGGTCGAACTCCAGCTGCCGTCGAAGAGCGCGTGCTAGCGATTCGAGCCGAACATTCGGCCTGGGGCGCCCGCAAGATCGCACACGTGCTGGAGCGCGACCACCGCCTCCAGATCGCCCCGAGTACAGTCAATTGGGTGCTGCGCCGCCATGGCTTGATCGATCCGGCCGCCAGCGCGGCCGCGACAGCATGGCAGCGCTTCGAGCACGACCGGCCCAATGCACTATGGCAAATTGACTTCAAAGGTCACTTCGCGACCGACACGCAGAGGTGCCACCCGCTCACGGTCTTGGACGATCACTCCCGGTTCAATGTGCTGCTCAGGGCCTTGGGCAACGAACAGTTTGAATCCGTACAAGAAGCGTTAGCGAAGGCTTTTGCGCGCTATGGGCTGCCCGAGCGGATCAATGCAGACAACGGCCCGCCCTGGGGTTCTCCAGTGCCTCGTGCGTTAACCACGCTGGGCGCCTGGCTGATTCGCCTGGGCGTGCGGCTCAGTCATAGCCGACCTGGCCATCCTCAGACCAACGGCAAGGACGAGCGCTTCCATCGAACCATGCAGGCAGAGCTGCTGGCCAACCAGCGCTTCCGGGATCTGGATGATGCGCAGCATCACTTCAGCCATTGGCGCCACGTGTACAACTTCAAGCGCCCACACCACGCGCTGGATATGGAGACACCCGCAAGCCGCTATGCGCCTAGTCCACGGGCGATGCCGCGCGAACTCCCGCCTATCGAGTACGACAGCGATGACATCGTGCGAAAGGTAGGCGACGGTGGGCGCATCTGCTTCCGGGGAAAGACGTTCCGGGTCGGACGAGCCTTGATCGGAACGCCCGTAGCATTGCGCCCTCGCGTGGACCTGGACGGCACCTTTGACGTCTACTTCTGCCATCAAAAGGTGGCCACAATAGACCTACAGCAGGTCTATTAA
- a CDS encoding LysR family transcriptional regulator, whose amino-acid sequence MEIRQLEAFAAVVTTGSVTAAGRLLGRSQPAITRLIQELEAELGFALFTRSGPRVSPTEQGFLLYDEVEQTLAGMQQIRTRAAALARGDGRPLRIAATPALAAGLLPPALALAFARGLCAPERVAVQSQSPEQVVHAVLTGAADIGLNSLPLEHRGVTVHWIGQSACVAALRADDPLAAQPALSLQDCRGRRLITMHNPYRLRRRVDRALAAAGVPAAGVIDTNTSISALTLVRAGLGIALLEPVTARGLPLTDIAVRPIDADIPFFFGVITPQARPASAAVQGLVEAVADAAAALLPDLVRREPAEHGALLQSLYGDASEDADTLSHDAGLPSHD is encoded by the coding sequence ATGGAAATCCGGCAACTGGAAGCCTTCGCCGCAGTCGTCACCACCGGTAGCGTCACCGCCGCCGGGCGGCTGCTTGGCCGCTCGCAGCCGGCGATCACGCGGCTGATCCAGGAACTGGAGGCCGAACTCGGTTTCGCCCTGTTCACCCGCAGCGGCCCGCGCGTCAGCCCGACCGAGCAGGGTTTCCTGCTCTACGACGAGGTCGAGCAGACCCTGGCGGGCATGCAGCAAATCCGCACGCGCGCCGCGGCGCTGGCGCGCGGCGATGGCCGGCCGCTGCGTATTGCGGCCACGCCCGCCCTCGCCGCAGGGCTGCTGCCGCCGGCGCTGGCGCTGGCGTTCGCGCGCGGCCTGTGCGCGCCGGAGCGCGTGGCGGTGCAGAGCCAGTCGCCGGAACAGGTGGTGCACGCGGTGCTGACCGGCGCCGCCGACATCGGCCTGAACAGCCTGCCGCTGGAGCATCGCGGCGTGACCGTGCACTGGATCGGACAGTCCGCCTGCGTGGCGGCGCTGCGCGCCGACGACCCGCTCGCGGCGCAGCCCGCGCTCAGCTTGCAGGACTGCCGCGGCCGCCGGCTGATCACCATGCACAACCCCTACCGGCTGCGCCGCCGCGTCGACCGCGCGCTCGCCGCCGCCGGCGTTCCGGCGGCCGGCGTGATCGACACCAATACCTCGATCAGCGCCCTGACCCTGGTGCGCGCGGGGCTGGGCATCGCGCTGCTGGAGCCGGTGACCGCGCGCGGGCTCCCGCTGACCGATATCGCGGTGCGGCCGATCGATGCCGATATTCCGTTCTTTTTCGGGGTGATCACGCCGCAGGCACGGCCGGCCAGCGCCGCCGTGCAGGGGCTGGTGGAGGCGGTGGCCGACGCGGCTGCCGCGCTGCTGCCCGACCTGGTGCGGCGCGAGCCCGCCGAACACGGCGCGCTGCTGCAATCGCTCTATGGCGATGCCAGCGAAGACGCTGACACGCTCTCACACGATGCCGGACTTCCAAGCCATGACTGA
- a CDS encoding cytochrome c yields the protein MRSSFRGAGLAVSTVLRKLARLALALLLPAGLAHAAGDAQQVERGRYLARIANCAACHTSAGGKPFAGGLPIRTAVGTLHSTNITPDAGTGIGNYTLAEFDRAVRHGVARDGKRLYPAMPYPSYARMHKDDVAALYAYLRAEVAPVAQRNPAPQMRWPFGMRGLLAVWNVLFLDDEPVRNDPARDAAWNRGAYLVQAVAHCGACHTPRGTLFAEKGLDQRSRHFLSGASVEGWSATNLTGDQVTGLGAWSRADIAEFLRTGRNAHATSFGPMSTVVSTATQYMSPADLDAVAAYLKSLPGARGENKPFRHDPATAQQLRQGRFDLPGARQYAVFCMPCHGADGKGFARVFPPLAGNPTVADPDPASLVNLLLDGAVTARVATAPSDYHMPGYGWTLDDQELANVLTFIRGSWGNRAAPVAEAEVAARRRALAAQRQADAQP from the coding sequence ATGCGCTCTTCTTTTCGCGGGGCTGGTCTCGCCGTGTCCACCGTGTTGCGCAAGCTGGCCCGCCTGGCGCTGGCGCTGCTGCTGCCCGCGGGCCTCGCGCATGCCGCCGGCGACGCGCAGCAGGTCGAGCGCGGCCGCTACCTGGCCCGCATCGCCAACTGCGCCGCCTGCCATACCAGCGCGGGCGGCAAGCCCTTTGCCGGCGGGCTGCCGATCCGCACCGCGGTCGGCACGCTCCATTCGACCAATATCACGCCCGATGCCGGCACCGGCATCGGCAACTACACGCTGGCCGAGTTCGACCGCGCCGTGCGCCACGGCGTGGCGCGCGACGGCAAGCGCCTGTATCCGGCGATGCCGTACCCGTCGTATGCGCGCATGCACAAGGACGACGTGGCGGCGCTGTACGCCTACCTGCGCGCCGAGGTGGCGCCGGTGGCGCAGCGCAATCCCGCGCCGCAGATGCGCTGGCCGTTCGGCATGCGCGGCCTGCTGGCGGTATGGAACGTGCTGTTTCTCGATGACGAGCCGGTCCGCAACGATCCGGCGCGCGATGCCGCCTGGAACCGCGGCGCCTACCTGGTGCAGGCGGTGGCGCATTGCGGCGCCTGCCATACGCCGCGCGGCACGCTGTTCGCCGAGAAGGGCCTGGACCAGCGCAGCCGGCATTTCCTGTCCGGGGCCAGCGTGGAGGGGTGGTCCGCCACCAACCTGACCGGCGACCAGGTCACCGGGCTGGGCGCCTGGTCGCGCGCGGACATCGCCGAATTCCTGCGCACCGGGCGCAATGCGCATGCGACCTCGTTCGGCCCGATGTCGACGGTGGTTTCCACCGCGACCCAGTATATGAGTCCGGCCGACCTCGACGCGGTTGCCGCCTATCTCAAGTCGCTGCCCGGCGCGCGTGGGGAAAACAAGCCGTTCCGCCACGATCCCGCCACCGCGCAGCAGCTGCGCCAGGGCCGCTTCGACCTGCCCGGTGCGCGCCAGTACGCGGTGTTCTGCATGCCTTGCCATGGCGCCGACGGCAAGGGCTTCGCCCGTGTCTTCCCGCCGCTGGCCGGCAACCCGACCGTGGCCGATCCCGACCCGGCATCCCTGGTCAACCTGCTGCTCGACGGCGCCGTGACCGCACGCGTGGCGACCGCGCCGTCGGACTACCACATGCCCGGCTATGGCTGGACCCTGGACGACCAGGAGCTGGCCAACGTGCTGACCTTTATCCGCGGCAGCTGGGGCAACCGCGCCGCGCCGGTGGCGGAGGCCGAGGTGGCCGCGCGGCGCCGGGCGCTGGCCGCGCAGCGCCAGGCCGACGCCCAACCATGA